One window of the Rhodohalobacter sp. SW132 genome contains the following:
- a CDS encoding DMT family transporter: MSGWIYILLSSVCSVAIAHFLKAAEFKKLDTVKVLTVNYVIAACIAFLTPSGAEIPSNISEQIPALLLAALVGVIFIANFFIYSKSVSKNGVGISVAAMRISLLIPVLLSTIWYLEPLETRQWIGIGSVFIALFLLLPNKRKMIREPLSAAWLLVLLFVGTGLGDGSLKIFEVEFLSLVSKEQFMGTVFLSSTVVGLIVIFAKGKFKFTRQELLLGALIGVPNLYSAIFLIEALERMNGAVVYSTINILTVLGATLLGMIRWGDSLTVFQWTGIAATIISILLLVS, translated from the coding sequence ATGAGTGGCTGGATTTACATCCTTCTAAGTTCAGTTTGTTCCGTTGCCATTGCCCATTTTTTAAAAGCCGCAGAGTTTAAGAAACTGGATACTGTTAAAGTTCTTACGGTAAACTACGTCATCGCGGCTTGTATAGCATTTCTAACTCCTTCCGGTGCTGAGATTCCCTCAAATATATCGGAACAAATTCCGGCCCTTCTGCTTGCTGCACTGGTCGGTGTGATATTCATCGCCAACTTTTTTATTTACAGTAAATCTGTTAGCAAAAACGGTGTAGGGATCAGCGTAGCGGCGATGCGGATATCTCTTTTGATTCCCGTGTTGCTCTCAACAATCTGGTATCTTGAGCCGCTTGAAACCCGACAGTGGATTGGGATTGGATCCGTATTTATTGCGCTCTTTCTCCTTCTGCCAAATAAGAGAAAAATGATTCGTGAACCGCTTAGTGCCGCCTGGCTTCTGGTCTTATTGTTTGTAGGAACAGGACTTGGAGACGGTTCTTTGAAAATATTCGAGGTAGAGTTTTTATCTTTGGTTTCTAAAGAACAGTTTATGGGAACGGTATTTTTAAGTTCTACAGTAGTCGGTTTAATTGTGATATTTGCTAAAGGAAAGTTTAAGTTTACCAGGCAGGAACTGCTGCTTGGCGCACTGATTGGCGTTCCCAATCTATACTCCGCAATTTTCTTAATCGAGGCACTTGAACGAATGAACGGCGCTGTTGTATACAGTACCATCAATATTCTGACAGTGCTGGGGGCAACACTACTTGGAATGATTCGGTGGGGGGACAGTCTGACCGTATTTCAATGGACGGGTATAGCAGCTACAATCATATCAATTCTACTATTAGTTTCATGA
- a CDS encoding NifU family protein produces MPKIKEIERTPNPDAMRFVLGEPLTNGVTKSFENSGEAEHDELAKALFNIDHVINVYYVDKYITVTQDGKEVWSDLLRKLAPPIREATPQLDIEEDAEVHASKEVQETDDPRLQQINQMLDEQVRPYLLADGGGLKIIGLDGNRLKVHYQGACGTCPTATSGTLYAIESMVKRIDPEIQVISV; encoded by the coding sequence ATGCCTAAAATTAAAGAAATAGAGCGTACACCGAACCCGGATGCCATGCGATTTGTGCTGGGTGAACCCCTTACGAATGGTGTTACGAAATCGTTTGAAAATAGTGGAGAAGCCGAGCATGATGAACTGGCAAAAGCACTGTTCAATATTGATCACGTAATTAATGTCTATTATGTAGATAAATACATCACGGTCACACAAGATGGCAAAGAGGTCTGGTCTGATCTTCTGCGCAAACTCGCACCACCCATTCGCGAAGCAACACCGCAGCTTGATATTGAAGAAGATGCCGAAGTTCATGCATCCAAAGAAGTGCAGGAAACAGACGATCCGCGGCTTCAGCAAATCAACCAGATGCTTGATGAACAGGTACGTCCATACCTGCTTGCTGATGGCGGCGGTTTGAAAATTATTGGCCTGGATGGAAACCGGCTGAAAGTTCACTACCAGGGAGCTTGCGGTACATGTCCGACGGCTACATCCGGAACACTCTACGCAATTGAAAGTATGGTCAAGCGAATCGATCCCGAAATTCAGGTAATATCCGTTTAG
- the sufC gene encoding Fe-S cluster assembly ATPase SufC, whose translation MLEIKDLHVVVEGEDTEILKGVNLKINKGEIHAIMGPNGSGKSTLSKVVAGHPEYEVTKGDILYNGESILELDPDERAHAGIFLAFQYPVEVPGVTNTTLLRESYNTIAASRGREELDPLEFEDYIQDKLELVGMNPEFLQRSVNAGFSGGEKKRNEIFQMAVLRPQLSFLDETDSGLDIDALKIVSEAINQLHGEEDSVVLVTHYQRLLNYIEPDFVHVMIGGKVAKSGDKDLALKLEDQGYDWLNAYATVNGEGK comes from the coding sequence GTGTTAGAAATTAAAGATTTACACGTTGTAGTAGAGGGTGAAGATACAGAGATCCTCAAAGGAGTGAACCTCAAAATCAACAAAGGAGAAATCCATGCCATCATGGGACCAAACGGAAGCGGGAAAAGTACGCTTTCAAAAGTGGTTGCCGGTCATCCCGAATACGAAGTAACCAAAGGTGACATCCTTTATAATGGCGAAAGTATTCTCGAACTCGATCCGGATGAGCGGGCGCATGCAGGAATCTTTCTTGCATTCCAGTATCCTGTTGAAGTTCCGGGCGTGACCAACACTACGCTTCTGCGTGAATCGTACAATACGATCGCAGCTTCCCGTGGCCGTGAAGAACTCGATCCCCTGGAATTTGAAGATTATATCCAGGATAAACTCGAACTCGTGGGTATGAACCCCGAATTTTTGCAAAGAAGTGTGAATGCCGGGTTTTCAGGCGGTGAGAAGAAAAGAAATGAAATCTTTCAAATGGCCGTACTGAGGCCGCAACTCTCTTTTCTTGATGAAACGGATTCAGGACTCGATATCGATGCACTGAAAATTGTATCAGAAGCGATTAATCAGCTTCATGGCGAAGAAGATTCCGTTGTACTGGTAACACATTATCAGCGTCTGCTCAATTACATTGAACCCGATTTTGTACACGTAATGATCGGCGGAAAAGTAGCGAAATCCGGTGATAAAGATCTTGCTCTGAAACTTGAAGATCAGGGTTATGACTGGCTGAATGCATATGCAACTGTAAACGGAGAGGGGAAGTAA
- the sufB gene encoding Fe-S cluster assembly protein SufB codes for MSETKELETMIGEEYKYGFTTDVEYDEFPKGLNEDIVRKISEIKEEPEWMTEFRLKSFRAWKEMTEPDWFNATYESPKFDEIQYYSSPKDKPKVDSLDDIDPKIKETYDKLGIPLEEQKMLSGVAVDAVFDSVSIFTTFKEKLAEAGVIFCSISEAIQKYPELVKKYMGSVVPARDNFYSALNSAVFSDGSFCYVPKDTICPMELSTYFRINNMDSGQFERTLIIAEENSHVSYLEGCTAPMYDKNLLHAAVVELVAMDNAEIKYSTIQNWYAGDEDGKGGIYNFVTKRGLCKGDNSKISWTQLETGSAVTLKYPSVIMKGDNSVGEFFSVAVTNKRQQADTGTKMIHIGKNTKSTIISKGISAGKSNNSYRGEVKISKKAENARNYSQCDSMLIGQTCGAHTFPYIESANPTGKIEHEATTSRVGEDQIFYLQQRGLSEDDAISLIVNGFCKEVLKELPMEFAVEANKLLGIKLEGSVG; via the coding sequence ATGAGTGAGACTAAAGAATTAGAAACAATGATCGGTGAAGAGTATAAATATGGTTTCACCACCGATGTTGAATATGATGAATTCCCGAAGGGTTTGAATGAGGATATTGTTCGAAAGATTTCAGAAATAAAAGAAGAGCCGGAGTGGATGACAGAGTTTCGGCTGAAATCTTTCAGGGCATGGAAAGAGATGACAGAACCAGACTGGTTCAATGCTACCTATGAAAGCCCGAAATTTGATGAAATCCAGTACTACTCATCGCCCAAGGATAAACCAAAGGTCGACAGCCTGGATGACATCGATCCAAAAATCAAAGAAACATACGACAAGCTGGGAATTCCACTTGAAGAACAGAAAATGTTGTCTGGTGTTGCTGTGGATGCGGTATTTGACAGTGTTTCGATTTTTACCACATTCAAAGAAAAACTTGCTGAAGCCGGCGTGATTTTTTGCTCAATCTCAGAGGCGATTCAGAAATATCCCGAACTTGTGAAAAAGTATATGGGATCGGTAGTTCCAGCGCGTGATAACTTCTATTCCGCACTGAATTCCGCAGTGTTTTCTGATGGTTCGTTCTGTTACGTGCCAAAAGATACCATCTGCCCGATGGAACTCTCTACATATTTCCGTATCAACAACATGGATTCCGGTCAGTTTGAGCGAACGCTGATTATTGCTGAAGAGAATAGTCATGTGAGCTACCTCGAAGGGTGTACCGCGCCGATGTATGATAAAAATCTTCTTCACGCAGCAGTTGTTGAGCTGGTTGCCATGGATAATGCAGAAATCAAGTACTCCACAATTCAGAACTGGTACGCCGGTGATGAAGATGGAAAAGGCGGTATTTATAATTTTGTAACCAAGCGTGGTCTTTGCAAAGGTGACAATTCTAAAATCTCATGGACTCAGCTTGAGACCGGTTCAGCCGTAACGCTCAAATACCCAAGTGTGATCATGAAAGGTGACAACTCCGTGGGTGAGTTTTTCTCCGTGGCCGTTACAAACAAAAGGCAGCAGGCGGATACCGGTACGAAAATGATCCATATCGGGAAAAACACAAAGAGCACAATTATCTCGAAAGGGATTTCTGCCGGGAAATCAAACAACAGTTATCGCGGTGAGGTGAAGATCAGTAAAAAAGCAGAGAATGCGCGTAACTACTCACAGTGCGACTCTATGCTGATTGGTCAGACCTGCGGAGCTCATACGTTCCCTTACATTGAATCTGCCAACCCAACAGGGAAAATTGAGCACGAAGCGACAACCTCTCGTGTAGGAGAAGATCAGATCTTTTACCTGCAGCAGCGGGGCTTAAGTGAAGATGATGCCATTTCGCTGATCGTGAATGGTTTCTGTAAGGAAGTGTTGAAAGAGCTGCCAATGGAATTTGCGGTTGAAGCCAATAAACTTCTTGGAATTAAGCTTGAAGGAAGTGTTGGCTAA
- the sufD gene encoding Fe-S cluster assembly protein SufD: protein MAHPTQVEPSFLHELAKYAPDVESAFMRKIREQSLVKLNSTPFPTRKMEDWQFTDLKPITRTEYVTKSEAGLKPAIDVEKYFIPESDRSRLVFINGQYQEKYSSIGGLGNGVTVGNLSDHLEDKNVQEYLNTLVDYENDPFVEFNGLMFTDGVFIHLEKEARAEAPIHVLNLYTDSSKPYVATPRMLVVAEEESDVTIIEDHIGLADNSYLTIPVCEIKVKKGAHIHHARIQRDSLSAVHVSRPIAYVEKNSEYHSYTITLGAKLTRNEPKVIQEDEEVDFTLDGLVLIDGDQIADTHSTMDHKFSHAESHQLHKVVVNGNAHSIFNGKIFVRRDAQKIDSFQENRNLLLSRDGLVNTKPQLEIFADDVLCSHGATIGQLDPEEVFYLQSRGMTEQKAKEVLTYAFALETIENIKVDSVHKLLIDEVYRYTKANNVAKVTA from the coding sequence ATGGCACATCCTACACAGGTTGAACCATCATTTTTGCACGAGCTGGCAAAATACGCGCCGGATGTCGAGAGTGCGTTTATGAGAAAAATACGGGAACAGAGTCTTGTGAAACTGAACTCTACACCATTTCCCACACGGAAAATGGAAGACTGGCAGTTTACCGACCTCAAACCGATTACCCGGACTGAATACGTAACAAAGTCCGAAGCCGGGCTTAAACCAGCGATTGACGTAGAAAAATATTTTATCCCTGAATCAGACAGAAGTCGTCTCGTATTTATAAACGGACAGTACCAGGAGAAATATTCTTCCATCGGCGGACTCGGAAACGGAGTTACTGTAGGAAATTTATCTGATCATCTGGAAGACAAAAACGTTCAGGAATACCTGAATACTCTGGTAGATTACGAAAACGACCCATTTGTGGAGTTTAACGGTTTGATGTTTACCGATGGCGTATTCATTCACCTCGAAAAAGAGGCCAGGGCAGAAGCACCCATTCACGTCCTCAATCTCTATACCGATTCCAGCAAACCGTATGTGGCTACACCGCGTATGCTGGTTGTTGCTGAAGAAGAATCAGATGTTACAATTATAGAAGATCATATCGGACTGGCGGACAACAGCTATCTCACGATTCCTGTTTGTGAAATCAAGGTGAAAAAAGGTGCGCATATTCATCACGCCCGGATTCAGCGCGACAGCCTGAGTGCCGTTCATGTTTCCCGGCCGATCGCTTATGTTGAAAAGAATTCAGAATATCACTCCTACACCATCACACTCGGAGCAAAACTCACAAGAAATGAGCCGAAAGTGATTCAGGAGGATGAAGAAGTTGATTTTACACTCGACGGACTGGTATTGATTGATGGCGATCAGATCGCGGATACACATTCCACAATGGATCACAAATTTTCTCATGCCGAGAGCCATCAGCTTCACAAAGTTGTGGTGAATGGTAATGCTCACAGCATTTTCAACGGAAAGATTTTCGTTCGGCGTGATGCACAGAAAATTGATTCATTCCAGGAAAACCGGAACCTGCTTCTTTCACGAGACGGATTGGTAAATACCAAGCCGCAGCTCGAAATTTTTGCCGATGACGTGCTCTGTTCACACGGTGCAACCATTGGTCAGCTCGACCCGGAAGAGGTGTTTTACCTGCAGAGCCGGGGAATGACCGAGCAGAAAGCGAAAGAGGTTTTAACCTACGCTTTTGCACTGGAAACAATTGAAAACATTAAAGTTGATTCAGTCCACAAATTACTGATCGACGAAGTGTACCGTTATACAAAAGCAAACAACGTTGCCAAGGTAACTGCATGA
- a CDS encoding cysteine desulfurase, which translates to MSELVTSIPTKVDFDKIREDFPVLSQQVNGHPLVYLDNGASSQMPAMVADRLDHYHRYEHANVHRGIHTLSQKATDAYELTRKKVQEFINARHVDEIVYTTGTTDSINLVAHSFGTKFFEEGDEIILSQMEHHANIVPWQMIAERTGAVIKVIPVDDTGELDMEAYKSLLSSKTKMVAVIHVSNALGTVNPVKEITDLAHEQNAKVLIDGAQSVPHQPVDVQDIGCDFFAFSAHKMCGPTGFGILYGKKELLDQMPPYRGGGDMIDKVSFEETTYNVTPFRFEAGTPPISAGIGLSTAIDYLNKIGMDQIAAREHEIVSYAYNKLQKIDGLRFIGDSENRASVISFVFDDIHASDMGTLLDKRGIAVRTGHHCAQPTLRRFNVPATTRASFSFYNTKDDADRLVDGIEYVKTFFD; encoded by the coding sequence ATGAGTGAACTTGTGACCTCCATACCGACTAAAGTCGATTTTGATAAGATCCGGGAAGATTTCCCGGTTCTATCACAACAAGTAAACGGGCATCCGCTTGTTTACCTCGACAATGGTGCGTCCAGCCAGATGCCAGCGATGGTTGCTGACAGGCTGGATCATTACCACCGGTATGAGCACGCCAATGTGCACAGAGGAATTCACACACTCAGTCAGAAAGCAACCGATGCGTATGAACTGACCCGTAAAAAAGTTCAGGAATTCATCAACGCACGGCATGTTGATGAAATCGTCTACACGACGGGCACAACCGATTCCATCAACCTGGTTGCACACTCTTTCGGTACGAAGTTTTTTGAAGAGGGTGATGAAATTATTCTCAGCCAGATGGAGCATCACGCCAATATTGTCCCCTGGCAGATGATCGCCGAACGAACCGGTGCCGTTATCAAGGTAATCCCGGTGGATGACACCGGCGAACTCGATATGGAGGCTTACAAGTCACTTCTATCATCAAAAACAAAAATGGTAGCGGTTATTCATGTATCAAACGCACTGGGTACGGTAAATCCGGTGAAAGAGATCACGGATTTGGCCCACGAACAGAATGCTAAAGTTCTGATTGACGGAGCTCAATCTGTTCCGCATCAGCCGGTTGATGTACAGGATATAGGGTGTGATTTTTTCGCTTTTTCTGCACACAAGATGTGTGGCCCAACCGGGTTTGGAATCCTGTACGGAAAGAAAGAGCTGCTGGATCAAATGCCACCCTACAGAGGCGGCGGAGACATGATCGATAAGGTGAGCTTTGAAGAGACCACATACAACGTAACTCCCTTTAGATTTGAGGCCGGAACACCGCCCATTTCCGCAGGAATTGGTCTCAGTACCGCAATTGATTATCTCAACAAAATCGGGATGGATCAGATTGCAGCGCGCGAACATGAGATTGTCTCTTACGCATACAATAAACTCCAAAAAATTGACGGCTTACGGTTTATCGGGGATTCCGAAAACAGAGCCTCGGTAATCTCATTTGTGTTTGATGATATACATGCATCGGATATGGGAACCTTGCTCGATAAAAGAGGCATCGCCGTGCGGACAGGTCACCATTGTGCCCAACCCACTCTGAGAAGATTTAATGTACCGGCAACTACACGGGCATCGTTTTCATTTTATAATACGAAAGACGACGCAGACCGCCTGGTTGATGGAATTGAGTATGTGAAAACATTTTTTGACTGA
- the pta gene encoding phosphate acetyltransferase yields the protein MKDSILQQILTTSSQLNKKIVFPEAGRDPRVLHAVSHLTSTGAAVPVLISEAGSVEALADAENIELPDDIRIINADDKQGLKERTVFFEKKLSHKNPTKDQILLLAKNPLMIAGWLVATGQADGAVAGSIASTADVIRASIRTIGTSEGAKLVSSTFLMELTDGRVLTYADCGVVPYPDSEQLADIAISSGETHRKLTGQDPKIAFLSFSTKGSADHERVDLVREALFLAKKKKNEWAMDGELQFDSAFVPDVARRKSPDSEVAGQANVYIFPNLDAGNIAYKITERVGGATAIGPILQGLAKPYMDLSRGCSKEDIFYAACIASVLSDS from the coding sequence ATGAAAGATTCCATCTTACAACAGATTCTTACTACAAGTTCGCAATTAAATAAAAAAATTGTATTTCCGGAAGCCGGTCGTGATCCGCGTGTATTACATGCGGTGTCGCACCTGACTTCAACAGGTGCAGCCGTGCCAGTTCTGATAAGTGAAGCTGGAAGTGTAGAAGCACTTGCTGATGCCGAAAATATTGAGTTGCCGGATGATATCCGCATCATTAATGCTGATGATAAACAGGGACTTAAAGAAAGAACTGTTTTTTTTGAAAAGAAGTTAAGTCATAAAAATCCAACGAAAGACCAGATTCTGCTGCTTGCTAAAAACCCGTTAATGATAGCAGGCTGGCTGGTTGCCACAGGTCAGGCCGATGGCGCTGTGGCCGGATCCATTGCGTCCACTGCTGATGTCATTCGTGCATCGATTCGCACGATAGGTACGTCAGAGGGTGCAAAACTGGTTTCAAGTACATTTCTGATGGAACTGACTGATGGACGCGTGCTCACGTATGCTGATTGCGGTGTCGTTCCATATCCCGATTCAGAGCAGCTGGCGGATATCGCAATATCTTCCGGGGAGACACACCGGAAGTTAACCGGTCAGGATCCGAAAATTGCCTTTCTTTCATTCTCTACGAAAGGAAGTGCTGATCATGAACGGGTTGATCTGGTGCGTGAAGCGCTGTTTCTGGCTAAAAAGAAAAAAAATGAGTGGGCGATGGATGGCGAACTTCAATTTGATTCTGCTTTTGTGCCGGATGTTGCCAGGAGAAAATCCCCCGATTCAGAAGTTGCCGGCCAGGCGAATGTTTATATTTTTCCAAACCTTGATGCAGGGAATATCGCTTACAAAATCACCGAAAGAGTAGGAGGGGCTACCGCTATTGGCCCGATCCTCCAGGGACTTGCAAAACCTTACATGGATCTATCCCGCGGCTGCTCCAAAGAAGACATTTTCTATGCCGCGTGTATCGCATCTGTTTTATCCGATTCGTAG
- a CDS encoding OsmC family protein, whose translation MSTIETVKPKNQQLEKALVNLIQGIKKEPNQANAVFKAKSSLEDGFLAEVKIRDFNFQSDEPEELGGTNLGPNPVEYVLGAFAACQEIVIQAYATVLGIDVVSVHVDVEGDVDLHGFLNLSDARAGFTDVRYKTVIETNETDQDKLKQLEHFSVRRCPVLDIIRNPVPLEGSVSFKKTGVNPDGLKS comes from the coding sequence ATGAGCACTATAGAAACAGTTAAACCTAAGAATCAGCAGCTTGAAAAAGCTTTAGTTAATCTTATTCAGGGAATTAAAAAAGAGCCAAATCAGGCAAATGCAGTCTTCAAAGCAAAATCCAGCCTCGAGGATGGTTTTCTTGCAGAGGTCAAAATCCGTGATTTCAATTTTCAATCAGATGAACCAGAAGAACTTGGAGGCACAAACCTTGGCCCGAATCCTGTTGAATATGTACTGGGAGCTTTTGCTGCCTGCCAGGAAATAGTCATTCAAGCATATGCTACAGTTCTTGGGATTGATGTAGTGTCAGTACATGTGGATGTTGAAGGTGATGTAGATCTTCACGGTTTCCTTAATTTATCTGATGCGAGAGCCGGTTTTACAGATGTGCGCTATAAAACTGTTATTGAAACAAATGAAACGGATCAGGACAAGTTAAAGCAGCTTGAACATTTTTCTGTCAGAAGATGTCCTGTATTGGATATCATCAGAAATCCGGTTCCCCTGGAAGGGTCTGTATCGTTTAAAAAAACCGGTGTCAATCCTGACGGCTTGAAAAGTTGA
- the metX gene encoding homoserine O-acetyltransferase, whose translation MNNDIIQTRLNKDFVTESGNRFENAPIAYKTWGTLNDARDNVILICHALTGHAAADEWFPGLIGNQKLCNPENQFIICINVPGSCYGSLGPWSKDPKTGEPYRSKFPNLTIRDMVRFQQLLLDQLGILGIELVVGGSMGGMQALEFSIMDRRIRSACLIAMGMAHRPWAIGISEAQRAAIKADPKWNNGDYEYGDGPNQGIAAARMMAMITYRTPKNYDEKFGRKLQDETDTFQVESYLQYQGKKLAGRFDANTYITLTKAMDSHDISRGRGTFEQVLNRVEIPVQVIGVTSDHLYPLDEQEELVKRLPNGRLHVIESDYGHDAFLIEFEQLHNIIKPFKEIQSILTY comes from the coding sequence ATGAATAACGACATCATTCAAACCAGACTGAATAAAGATTTTGTAACGGAATCAGGAAATCGTTTTGAAAATGCGCCGATTGCGTATAAAACCTGGGGAACTCTTAACGATGCCCGGGATAACGTAATTCTGATCTGCCACGCTCTAACCGGCCATGCGGCGGCTGATGAGTGGTTTCCAGGGCTGATCGGCAATCAAAAACTTTGTAATCCTGAAAACCAGTTCATCATATGCATTAATGTTCCGGGAAGCTGTTACGGATCCCTGGGACCATGGTCAAAGGATCCGAAAACCGGCGAACCCTACAGGTCAAAATTTCCCAATCTTACAATCCGGGATATGGTTCGTTTCCAGCAGCTCTTACTCGATCAGCTTGGAATATTGGGAATTGAGCTGGTGGTTGGCGGATCGATGGGCGGCATGCAGGCACTTGAATTTTCTATTATGGACCGACGAATCCGCTCGGCCTGCCTGATCGCAATGGGGATGGCACACCGACCCTGGGCAATCGGTATCAGTGAAGCACAGCGCGCTGCCATTAAAGCCGATCCGAAATGGAACAATGGTGATTATGAATATGGAGACGGACCAAACCAGGGAATTGCGGCGGCCCGCATGATGGCGATGATAACCTATCGCACACCCAAAAATTATGACGAAAAGTTTGGCCGGAAGCTGCAGGATGAAACTGATACATTCCAGGTTGAATCATACCTGCAGTACCAGGGAAAAAAGCTGGCCGGCCGGTTTGATGCCAACACTTATATCACCCTAACCAAAGCGATGGACTCCCATGATATTTCCCGTGGCCGCGGTACTTTTGAACAGGTTCTGAACCGCGTCGAAATTCCGGTACAGGTCATTGGAGTGACTTCCGACCACCTCTACCCTCTTGATGAGCAGGAAGAGCTTGTAAAACGTCTTCCAAATGGCAGACTGCACGTTATAGAATCCGATTATGGCCACGATGCGTTTTTGATTGAATTTGAACAACTCCACAACATTATTAAACCTTTCAAAGAAATACAGTCGATTCTTACCTACTAA
- a CDS encoding DUF2480 family protein, translated as MSEIVNKVKQSKLETVDLEKFAEGITIAEFDLKDYLFKEMILKEKEFREKLKEHDWSQYDGKFLTVQCSTDAIIPKWAYMLVVQHAQDHAQNVLFGSREDALRQIFREKLDLVDWTKYEDRFVLLKGCSKMDVPPDVYMYATKKLLPHVRKLMYGEACSNVPVYNRPRK; from the coding sequence ATGTCTGAAATTGTAAACAAAGTTAAACAGTCTAAGCTCGAAACCGTCGACCTTGAAAAGTTTGCGGAAGGAATTACGATCGCCGAATTTGATCTGAAGGATTATCTTTTCAAAGAGATGATCCTGAAAGAAAAAGAGTTCCGCGAAAAACTGAAGGAGCACGACTGGTCGCAATACGACGGGAAATTTCTAACCGTACAGTGCTCAACAGATGCAATCATTCCAAAATGGGCGTATATGCTCGTCGTTCAGCACGCGCAGGATCACGCTCAAAACGTACTATTTGGAAGCCGTGAGGACGCACTTCGCCAGATATTCAGGGAGAAACTCGACCTGGTAGACTGGACCAAATATGAAGACCGATTTGTGCTGCTGAAAGGATGCAGCAAGATGGATGTTCCCCCGGATGTTTACATGTATGCGACTAAAAAACTGCTTCCCCACGTTCGAAAATTGATGTACGGTGAGGCGTGCTCGAACGTACCGGTTTATAACAGGCCGAGAAAGTAA
- a CDS encoding iron-sulfur cluster assembly accessory protein gives MSITITERAARRIEEIRQSQNHPDDTPLRVSVVSGGCSGLTYDLDFDAGQTEKEGDKIFEDDGVKLIVDMKSFLYLAGTRLDYTDGLEGQGFHFYNPNATRTCSCGESFSL, from the coding sequence ATGTCTATCACAATTACCGAACGAGCAGCCCGGCGGATCGAAGAGATCCGCCAAAGTCAAAATCACCCGGATGACACGCCACTGCGGGTTTCTGTAGTTAGTGGTGGCTGCTCAGGGCTCACGTATGATCTCGACTTCGACGCCGGTCAAACCGAAAAAGAAGGGGATAAAATCTTTGAGGATGACGGTGTTAAGCTGATCGTGGATATGAAGAGTTTTCTCTACCTGGCCGGTACCAGGCTCGATTATACCGATGGACTGGAAGGGCAGGGGTTCCATTTCTACAATCCAAATGCTACCCGTACTTGCTCCTGCGGAGAATCTTTCTCCCTCTGA